The proteins below come from a single Malus domestica chromosome 03, GDT2T_hap1 genomic window:
- the LOC103423029 gene encoding UDP-xylose transporter 1-like, producing the protein MGEMAGFQLGVIGALFLSVASSVSIVICNKALMSNLGFPFATTLTSWHLMVTFGTLHAAQRLKFFESKSIDMKTVMLFGILNGVSIGLLNLSLGFNSIGFYQMTKLAIIPFTVLLETLFLKKQFSQKIKFSLFLLVVGVGIASVTDLQLNFVGTTLSLLAIVTTCVGQILTNTIQKRLNVSSTQLLYQSAPFQAAILFVSGPVVDQFLTKQNVFAHKYSSIVLVFIILSCLIAVSVNFSTFLVIGKTSPVTYQVLGHLKTCLVLGFGYTLLHDPFTERNIIGILVAIFGMGLYSYFCAQENKKKQAGGDLSLGSQIKDKDGTPLLIQDKDSHEVKKLTKNSLV; encoded by the exons ATGGGAGAAATGGCTGGATTCCAATTGGGCGTTATTGGTGCACTGTTTCTTTCAGTGGCATCATCTGTCTCTATTGTTATATGCAACAAAGCTTTGATGAGCAATCTCGGCTTCCCTTTTG caACAACACTTACCAGTTGGCATCTGATGGTAACATTTGGCACCCTTCATGCGGCACAACGTCTCAAATTTTTCGAGAGTAAATCAATTGACATGAAGACTGTCATGCTCTTTGGTATTCTAAATGGTGTTTCCATTGGACTGCTGAACTTGAGCCTCGGATTCAATTCCATTGGATTCTACCAG ATGACCAAGCTTGCAATTATACCCTTTACTGTGTTACTGGAAACTCTTTtccttaaaaaacaattcaG CCAGAAGATCAAGTTTTCTCTCTTCTTATTAGTTGTTGGAGTTGGAATTGCCTCAGTGACAGACCTCCAGCTCAATTTTGTTGGAACTACTCTCTCTCTTCTAGCCATCGTGACAACCTGTGTTGGACAAATT CTAACAAACACAATACAGAAAAGGCTCAATGTCTCCTCTACTCAGCTTCTCTACCAATCAGCCCCTTTTCAAGCAGCTATTCTTTTTGTATCAGGCCCTGTGGTCGACCAGTTCCTCACCAAGCAAAATGTCTTTGCCCACAAATATTCTTCCATAGTTTTG GTATTCATCATACTCTCATGCCTAATAGCCGTGTCTGTAAACTTCAGCACCTTCTTAGTAATTGGCAAGACATCACCTGTTACATATCAAGTGCTAGGCCACCTTAAGACATGCCTTGTTCTAGGGTTCGGCTACACATTACTTCATGACCCTTTCACTGAGAGGAATATAATTGGAATTCTGGTTGCCATTTTTGGGATGGGATTGTATTCGTATTTCTGTGCCCAGGAAAACAAGAAGAAACAAGCTGGTGGTGACCTCTCATTGGGATCTCAGATCAAAGATAAGGATGGCACTCCACTTTTGATCCAAGATAAAGATAGCCATGAGGTTAAGAAATTAACTAAGAACTCTCTTGTTTGA
- the LOC103423021 gene encoding protein-tyrosine sulfotransferase-like isoform X1 translates to MDLTLKFSILLLLLGFGCYSWGSYNSSTPSVSANASPFRNDFGHCERVVKKWASSSLEQEVKEDKHTLGDLLFFLHVPRTGGRTYFHCFLRKLYYNSLECPRSYDKLRFDPRKRHCRLLVTHDDYSMMSKLPRERTSVVTILRDPVDRVFSTYEFSVEVAARFLVHPNLTSATQMARRIRSKTKGVSTLDIWPWKYLVPWMREDLFARRDGQEHKGSDYVQSSDPYNMEEVVMPLHEYINDPIAEEIVHNGETFQVAGLTNNSYLSESHEVRHCVQRYKHLGEHVLEVAKKRLDDMLYVGLTEEHRESATMFANVVGAQVISQLGGSNSSEESAANSNSEQSYSVSDSKSDNNELRDRTPNGKESKIASPDTVEAVKGNMTVGELMEAYEDCISSLRNTQANRRISSLKRISPANFTKQARLQVPEMVLQQIRELNHLDVELYKYAQNIFANQHKRTFGITGVWEGMQNSTYGTGIKVLSLGATLVLLLLAFYVFVNAQRRTSKVKI, encoded by the exons ATGGATCTTACTCTGAAATTCTCTATCCTGCTGTTGCTTCTCGGATTCG GATGCTATTCTTGGGGTTCTTATAACTCATCCACACCTTCTGTATCAGCAAATGCTTCGCCTTTTAGGAATGATTTTGGTCACTGTGAAAGAGTTGTCAAAAAATGGGCTTCTTCTTCACTTGAACAAGAAGTTAAAGAAGACAAACACACACTGGGGGATTTGCTGTTTTTTCTTCATGTCCCCAGAACAGGAGGGCGTACTTATTTCCACTG TTTCTTGAGAAAGTTGTACTACAACTCTCTGGAATGCCCTCGATCTTATGATAAGCTGCGATTTGATCCTAG AAAGCGACATTGCAGGTTGTTGGTTACTCATGATGACTATAGCATGATGTCTAAACTTCCCAGGGAGAGAACATCAGTTGTGACAATACTTAGGGATCCGGTTGACCGTGTTTTTAGTACTTATGAATTTTCAGTAGAGGTAGCTGCTAGGTTTTTGGTACATCCTAATTTAACTTCTGCAACACAAATGGCAAGACGTATACGTTCAAAGACTAAAGGAGTAAGCACGCTGGATATCTGGCCATGGAAATATTTGGTTCCATGGATGAGGGAAGACCTTTTTGCTCGG AGAGATGGTCAAGAGCATAAAGGCTCAGATTATGTTCAGAGCAGTGACCCGTACAACATGGAGGAAGTTGTGATGCCATTACACGAGTACATTAATGACCCTATAGCTGAAGAAATTGTTCACAACGGAGAAACATTCCAG GTTGCAGGATTGACAAACAACTCCTATCTATCAGAATCACATGAAGTGCGCCATTGCGTACAGAGGTATAAACATCTTGGTGAACATGTCCTGGAAGTCGCAAAG AAGAGGTTGGATGATATGTTATATGTTGGTCTCACTGAGGAGCACAGAGAATCTGCAACCATGTTTGCAAATGTAGTTGGCGCCCAGGTGATTTCACAGCTAGGAGGATCAAATTCTAGCGAGGAGAGTGCTGCTAACAGCAATTCCG AACAGAGCTACTCAGTTTCAGATTCCAAGTCAGATAATAATGAACTTCGG GACAGGACCCCAAATGGAAAGGAAAGTAAGATTGCTTCACCTGACACTGTTGAAGCAGTGAAAGGAAAT ATGACTGTGGGAGAGCTTATGGAAGCTTATGAAGACTGCATTTCTAGTTTACGAAACACCCAAGCGAACCGGCGCATCTCTTCTTTGAAGAGAATCTCCCCTGCAAACTTTACAAAGCAG GCACGGCTCCAGGTACCTGAAATGGTCCTCCAGCAGATAAGGGAACTTAACCATCTTGATGTGGAGCTTTATAAATATGCACAAAATATCTTTGCAAATCAACATAAGCGTACTTTTGGCATCACA GGAGTTTGGGAGGGGATGCAGAACAGCACATATGGCACGGGCATAAAAGTCCTCTCGTTAGGCGCGACTCTTGTTTTACTTCTTTTGGCCTTCTATGTATTTGTTAACGCCCAAAGAAGAACGTCAAAAGTCAAAATATGA
- the LOC103423021 gene encoding protein-tyrosine sulfotransferase-like isoform X2 produces MDLTLKFSILLLLLGFANASPFRNDFGHCERVVKKWASSSLEQEVKEDKHTLGDLLFFLHVPRTGGRTYFHCFLRKLYYNSLECPRSYDKLRFDPRKRHCRLLVTHDDYSMMSKLPRERTSVVTILRDPVDRVFSTYEFSVEVAARFLVHPNLTSATQMARRIRSKTKGVSTLDIWPWKYLVPWMREDLFARRDGQEHKGSDYVQSSDPYNMEEVVMPLHEYINDPIAEEIVHNGETFQVAGLTNNSYLSESHEVRHCVQRYKHLGEHVLEVAKKRLDDMLYVGLTEEHRESATMFANVVGAQVISQLGGSNSSEESAANSNSEQSYSVSDSKSDNNELRDRTPNGKESKIASPDTVEAVKGNMTVGELMEAYEDCISSLRNTQANRRISSLKRISPANFTKQARLQVPEMVLQQIRELNHLDVELYKYAQNIFANQHKRTFGITGVWEGMQNSTYGTGIKVLSLGATLVLLLLAFYVFVNAQRRTSKVKI; encoded by the exons ATGGATCTTACTCTGAAATTCTCTATCCTGCTGTTGCTTCTCGGATTCG CAAATGCTTCGCCTTTTAGGAATGATTTTGGTCACTGTGAAAGAGTTGTCAAAAAATGGGCTTCTTCTTCACTTGAACAAGAAGTTAAAGAAGACAAACACACACTGGGGGATTTGCTGTTTTTTCTTCATGTCCCCAGAACAGGAGGGCGTACTTATTTCCACTG TTTCTTGAGAAAGTTGTACTACAACTCTCTGGAATGCCCTCGATCTTATGATAAGCTGCGATTTGATCCTAG AAAGCGACATTGCAGGTTGTTGGTTACTCATGATGACTATAGCATGATGTCTAAACTTCCCAGGGAGAGAACATCAGTTGTGACAATACTTAGGGATCCGGTTGACCGTGTTTTTAGTACTTATGAATTTTCAGTAGAGGTAGCTGCTAGGTTTTTGGTACATCCTAATTTAACTTCTGCAACACAAATGGCAAGACGTATACGTTCAAAGACTAAAGGAGTAAGCACGCTGGATATCTGGCCATGGAAATATTTGGTTCCATGGATGAGGGAAGACCTTTTTGCTCGG AGAGATGGTCAAGAGCATAAAGGCTCAGATTATGTTCAGAGCAGTGACCCGTACAACATGGAGGAAGTTGTGATGCCATTACACGAGTACATTAATGACCCTATAGCTGAAGAAATTGTTCACAACGGAGAAACATTCCAG GTTGCAGGATTGACAAACAACTCCTATCTATCAGAATCACATGAAGTGCGCCATTGCGTACAGAGGTATAAACATCTTGGTGAACATGTCCTGGAAGTCGCAAAG AAGAGGTTGGATGATATGTTATATGTTGGTCTCACTGAGGAGCACAGAGAATCTGCAACCATGTTTGCAAATGTAGTTGGCGCCCAGGTGATTTCACAGCTAGGAGGATCAAATTCTAGCGAGGAGAGTGCTGCTAACAGCAATTCCG AACAGAGCTACTCAGTTTCAGATTCCAAGTCAGATAATAATGAACTTCGG GACAGGACCCCAAATGGAAAGGAAAGTAAGATTGCTTCACCTGACACTGTTGAAGCAGTGAAAGGAAAT ATGACTGTGGGAGAGCTTATGGAAGCTTATGAAGACTGCATTTCTAGTTTACGAAACACCCAAGCGAACCGGCGCATCTCTTCTTTGAAGAGAATCTCCCCTGCAAACTTTACAAAGCAG GCACGGCTCCAGGTACCTGAAATGGTCCTCCAGCAGATAAGGGAACTTAACCATCTTGATGTGGAGCTTTATAAATATGCACAAAATATCTTTGCAAATCAACATAAGCGTACTTTTGGCATCACA GGAGTTTGGGAGGGGATGCAGAACAGCACATATGGCACGGGCATAAAAGTCCTCTCGTTAGGCGCGACTCTTGTTTTACTTCTTTTGGCCTTCTATGTATTTGTTAACGCCCAAAGAAGAACGTCAAAAGTCAAAATATGA